A portion of the Blastopirellula sediminis genome contains these proteins:
- a CDS encoding RNA polymerase sigma factor, whose amino-acid sequence MTSQANTTQLQALIDLASQGNKEAYGELIGQASTRLLHLTRKMLRGFPQLQRWEGTDDVFQTAAMRLYRSLSDVQPASVREFLGLATLQIRRTLIDLARHHCGPGRHGDKHHSDGDGGALQQAASSPDSLDDWLRLHQAVEQLPADEREAFQLVWYAGMPQQEIAQLLDISVSTVQRRWYRAQSALGAILRADS is encoded by the coding sequence ATGACTTCGCAGGCAAACACCACCCAACTTCAAGCGCTCATCGACCTGGCGTCGCAGGGAAACAAAGAGGCGTATGGGGAGCTGATCGGTCAAGCGTCGACGCGTCTGCTTCACCTGACGCGCAAAATGCTGCGGGGTTTCCCTCAACTGCAACGTTGGGAGGGAACCGATGACGTCTTTCAAACCGCGGCAATGCGACTATACCGTTCTCTCTCGGACGTTCAGCCTGCGTCGGTTCGCGAGTTTCTGGGCCTGGCGACGCTACAAATACGCCGTACCCTTATTGATCTTGCCCGGCACCACTGTGGTCCCGGACGTCACGGCGACAAGCATCACAGCGATGGAGACGGCGGAGCGCTGCAGCAAGCGGCGTCGAGCCCTGATTCGCTTGACGACTGGCTGCGACTTCACCAGGCCGTGGAGCAGTTGCCCGCGGACGAACGCGAAGCGTTTCAACTGGTCTGGTACGCCGGGATGCCTCAGCAGGAAATCGCCCAGTTGCTGGACATTTCCGTTTCTACGGTGCAGCGACGCTGGTATCGCGCACAAAGCGCCTTGGGCGCCATTCTGCGAGCCGATTCGTAG
- a CDS encoding SGNH/GDSL hydrolase family protein yields MKYRLPLAAFLSLIFLAACIAAEPNQKESPADKLAGKRVVFLGDSITQAGKYITFVDFYLEKLYPDHDFDIYGLGLASETLSGLSEEGHAGGKFPRPCLFERLGRLLERAKPDVVFACYGINDGIYKPLDEERFAAFQQGVKKLIADCQAAGVEQIYLVTPPIYDATPMPGEFNYDSVMTKYAEWEMSLKEPGVTVIDLHTAMRKARDAQEEVFSKDKVHPGEAGHLLMGKTILAGLGVNVPEEPLAKVQADPLLKPVDMLRQYRSASWMKHIGYTREKTVAPEPLGDAEQKEEMMQAEIDRIRQED; encoded by the coding sequence ATGAAATATCGACTCCCCCTCGCCGCCTTCTTGTCGCTCATATTTTTGGCTGCGTGCATCGCCGCTGAGCCGAACCAAAAGGAATCGCCTGCCGATAAGTTGGCGGGCAAGCGGGTCGTGTTTCTCGGCGACAGCATCACCCAGGCCGGCAAGTACATCACGTTTGTCGACTTCTATTTGGAGAAGCTGTATCCGGATCACGATTTTGATATCTACGGTCTGGGCCTGGCGAGCGAAACGCTCTCGGGGTTGAGCGAAGAAGGGCATGCCGGCGGGAAGTTTCCGCGGCCTTGTTTGTTTGAACGGTTGGGGCGACTGCTAGAGCGAGCGAAGCCGGACGTGGTGTTCGCTTGCTACGGCATCAACGACGGGATTTACAAGCCGCTCGATGAAGAACGCTTCGCCGCGTTCCAGCAGGGAGTGAAGAAATTGATCGCCGACTGTCAGGCGGCCGGCGTTGAGCAGATTTATTTGGTGACGCCTCCGATCTATGACGCAACGCCAATGCCAGGCGAGTTCAACTACGACTCGGTGATGACGAAGTACGCCGAATGGGAAATGAGCTTGAAGGAGCCGGGCGTGACGGTGATCGACCTGCACACGGCGATGCGGAAGGCTCGCGACGCGCAGGAAGAAGTCTTCTCGAAGGACAAAGTCCATCCCGGCGAAGCGGGGCACCTGTTGATGGGGAAAACGATTTTGGCCGGACTCGGTGTGAACGTGCCGGAAGAGCCGCTCGCCAAGGTTCAGGCGGATCCGCTCTTGAAGCCGGTCGATATGCTCCGCCAATATCGCTCGGCAAGCTGGATGAAGCATATCGGCTATACCCGCGAAAAGACGGTAGCCCCGGAACCGCTGGGAGATGCGGAGCAAAAGGAGGAGATGATGCAGGCGGAGATCGACCGGATCCGGCAGGAAGACTAG
- a CDS encoding MFS transporter, translated as MEPTSAAPESTPEKPEARPPLPRNVKLLGAASLLNDIASEMIYPLMPQFLLTVLGGNRFYLGIIEGLAESVSSLLKLWSGAFSDRVGQRKGLVVFGYTLAALARPLIGVATAPWHMLAARMADRVGKGVRTSPRDALIADSTPAGMRGRAFGFHRAMDHLGAAIGPVLATLFLLAWPGELRLLFLLTVIPGLLVVLLLTLGLREELAEPAEKQEEAEAPQPFDRNFKLYMFSLIVFTLGNSSDAFLLVRAGELGVPTAMLPMLWCAFHFVKSGGNLLVGRAVDKIGAKPLILAGWMLYAAIYLAFAAVVSAWQVTLVFLAYGFFYALTEPAEKTLVTSLVGEQRKGLAFGWFNFAIGISTLPSSLIFGWLYQQYGSFVAFGWGAALAGLAAILLLGVSAPNAAAGDKGEADTAFK; from the coding sequence ATGGAGCCGACATCTGCGGCGCCTGAGTCGACGCCTGAGAAGCCGGAAGCCCGGCCGCCGCTTCCACGGAACGTCAAGCTGCTCGGCGCTGCAAGTCTGTTGAACGACATTGCGAGCGAGATGATATATCCGCTGATGCCGCAGTTTCTGCTGACGGTGCTCGGCGGGAATCGGTTTTATCTGGGGATCATCGAGGGGCTGGCCGAATCGGTCTCGAGCCTATTGAAGTTGTGGTCGGGCGCGTTTTCAGATCGCGTTGGCCAGCGGAAGGGGCTGGTCGTCTTTGGCTATACGTTGGCGGCCCTTGCGAGGCCCTTGATCGGCGTTGCGACGGCGCCGTGGCATATGCTCGCCGCGCGAATGGCCGATCGAGTGGGGAAGGGGGTGAGAACTTCGCCTCGTGATGCGCTGATCGCCGACTCGACGCCGGCTGGAATGCGGGGAAGGGCCTTTGGCTTTCACCGCGCAATGGATCATCTGGGAGCGGCGATCGGTCCTGTCCTGGCGACTCTCTTTTTGCTGGCTTGGCCGGGAGAGTTGCGATTGCTGTTTCTGTTGACGGTGATCCCCGGGCTGCTGGTGGTGCTGCTGTTGACGTTGGGATTGCGGGAAGAGTTGGCCGAGCCGGCGGAGAAGCAGGAAGAAGCGGAGGCGCCGCAGCCGTTCGATCGCAACTTCAAGCTCTACATGTTTTCGCTGATCGTCTTTACGCTTGGCAACTCGAGCGATGCGTTTCTGCTCGTGCGGGCCGGCGAATTAGGCGTGCCGACGGCGATGTTGCCGATGCTCTGGTGCGCGTTCCACTTTGTGAAAAGCGGCGGGAATCTGTTGGTTGGCCGCGCGGTCGATAAGATTGGCGCCAAGCCGCTGATTCTGGCCGGCTGGATGTTGTACGCGGCGATCTATCTGGCGTTCGCCGCAGTCGTCTCGGCCTGGCAAGTGACGCTTGTCTTTTTGGCGTACGGATTCTTCTACGCGCTGACCGAACCGGCCGAGAAAACGCTTGTTACGTCGCTGGTAGGCGAGCAGAGAAAAGGGCTCGCCTTCGGCTGGTTCAATTTCGCGATCGGCATTTCGACATTGCCGTCGAGTCTGATCTTCGGCTGGCTCTATCAGCAGTATGGAAGTTTCGTCGCGTTTGGCTGGGGAGCGGCGCTGGCGGGCTTGGCTGCGATCTTGCTGCTGGGAGTGTCGGCGCCGAACGCTGCGGCAGGGGATAAGGGAGAGGCCGATACCGCGTTCAAGTAA
- a CDS encoding DUF1641 domain-containing protein, producing the protein MSDVQVSERSMSITQRLNEPQTQEMLHRLLDHAEELDKLLQAARELPNLVAIAVDLFDSLARQAADQGIDLEQRATDILKLVKKLTEPQNMQALSSLVDHLPKLQQAAGAAEELPNLVAIAIDTFDEWAANLKNEGIELEQSLKNGLYAALYLGGKIRKEELDRLGYLLQSDVLSEASVETVSLAGSALSSCRQGSCEHPVPPRIGLFGMLKAARDPNTQRALAFAVQFSKCFGGMLEAKHPNSPVSQQSQS; encoded by the coding sequence ATGAGCGACGTCCAAGTCAGTGAGCGTTCGATGTCGATTACCCAGCGCCTGAACGAACCGCAGACGCAGGAGATGCTCCACCGCCTGCTCGATCACGCGGAAGAGCTCGACAAGCTGCTGCAAGCGGCTCGCGAGCTTCCCAATCTGGTGGCGATCGCCGTCGACCTGTTCGACAGCCTGGCTCGTCAGGCGGCCGATCAAGGCATCGACCTGGAGCAGCGTGCGACCGATATTCTGAAGCTGGTTAAAAAGTTGACCGAGCCGCAGAACATGCAGGCCCTCAGCTCTCTGGTCGACCATCTGCCGAAGCTGCAACAAGCGGCCGGCGCCGCCGAAGAGTTGCCCAACCTGGTCGCCATCGCGATCGACACGTTTGACGAATGGGCGGCCAATCTAAAGAACGAAGGAATCGAGCTGGAGCAAAGCCTCAAGAACGGTCTCTACGCCGCCCTCTATCTCGGCGGCAAGATCCGGAAGGAAGAGCTTGATCGGCTTGGCTATCTGCTGCAATCGGACGTCCTTAGCGAGGCGTCGGTCGAAACGGTCAGCCTGGCCGGTAGCGCCTTGTCGAGTTGCCGTCAAGGCAGCTGCGAACATCCGGTTCCGCCCCGTATCGGTTTGTTCGGCATGCTGAAAGCGGCCCGCGATCCAAACACGCAGCGTGCCCTCGCATTCGCCGTGCAGTTCAGCAAATGCTTCGGCGGCATGCTCGAAGCGAAACATCCCAATAGCCCCGTATCCCAACAATCGCAATCGTAG
- a CDS encoding bacterioferritin — protein sequence MPQANSIKNLQKALSMELTACHQYQLHAAVLDDWGLDLLAAKMREEMQEELGHSEKYLERILFLKGDPALTLDKAPIRANTLAELFTSDLEDEREAIQFYTAASQQASQDSDIGTRTLFESIVLDEEGHMAWLELQLDLIERMGESAYIAKHMSGN from the coding sequence ATGCCTCAAGCGAACTCGATCAAGAATCTGCAGAAAGCGCTCTCGATGGAACTGACCGCCTGCCATCAGTACCAACTGCATGCGGCGGTCCTCGACGATTGGGGGCTCGATCTGCTCGCCGCCAAGATGCGAGAAGAAATGCAGGAAGAGCTGGGGCACTCTGAAAAGTACCTGGAACGGATCTTGTTCCTCAAAGGAGACCCGGCGCTCACCCTCGATAAAGCTCCGATCCGCGCTAATACCCTCGCCGAGCTCTTCACCTCCGACCTGGAAGACGAAAGAGAAGCGATCCAGTTCTACACCGCCGCTTCGCAACAAGCGTCGCAAGACTCCGACATCGGCACGCGCACCTTGTTCGAGAGCATCGTGCTCGACGAAGAAGGTCACATGGCCTGGCTCGAGCTGCAACTCGATCTGATCGAGCGGATGGGGGAATCGGCCTACATCGCGAAGCATATGTCGGGGAACTAG
- a CDS encoding NAD(P)/FAD-dependent oxidoreductase: MSHHQIVIVGGGTAGISTAARLRNADPTLDIAIIEPSEKHYYQPLWTLVGGGMFTPEQSGKNEADVIPYGVEWIRDAVVAFNPHQNSLTTREGVEVAYDYLIVAPGIQLNWDKIKGLREAVGKNGVCSNYSINTVGSTWKFIRELKEGTAIFTQPAGAVKCGGAPQKICYLAEDYFRRSGVRDKINVIFTAAGPRLFAVDKYREVLEKTVARKGVETRLRHDLVEIRSDSKEAIYRRTDTEEEVVLHYDMIHVTPPMGAPDFVANSELASEAGWVDVDQYTLQHVRFSNVFALGDAASLPTSKTGAAIRKQAPVLVENLLSEMRHQPLTAIYDGYTSCPVVTGYDSLVLAEFNYDGEPEETFPFNQAQERFSMLLLKKYGLPALYWHGMLKGRA; this comes from the coding sequence ATGAGCCACCACCAAATCGTCATCGTCGGCGGAGGAACGGCAGGCATTTCGACCGCCGCGCGATTGCGAAACGCCGATCCCACGCTCGACATCGCGATCATCGAACCGTCGGAGAAGCACTACTACCAACCGCTCTGGACGTTGGTCGGCGGTGGAATGTTTACGCCAGAGCAGTCCGGCAAGAACGAAGCGGACGTTATCCCGTACGGGGTTGAGTGGATCCGCGACGCGGTCGTTGCGTTCAATCCCCATCAAAACAGCCTGACGACGCGCGAAGGGGTCGAAGTTGCGTATGACTATCTGATCGTTGCCCCCGGCATTCAGCTGAACTGGGACAAGATCAAAGGGCTGCGGGAAGCGGTCGGCAAGAACGGCGTTTGCAGCAACTACTCGATCAACACCGTCGGCAGCACTTGGAAGTTCATTCGCGAGCTGAAAGAAGGAACCGCGATCTTCACCCAACCAGCTGGCGCCGTGAAATGCGGCGGCGCCCCGCAGAAGATTTGCTATCTGGCCGAAGATTACTTCCGCCGTAGCGGCGTTCGCGACAAGATTAACGTGATTTTCACAGCGGCCGGGCCTCGGCTCTTCGCCGTCGATAAATATCGGGAAGTTCTCGAAAAGACAGTGGCGCGAAAAGGAGTCGAAACGCGACTTCGTCATGATCTGGTCGAAATTCGCTCTGACTCGAAAGAAGCGATCTATCGCCGGACCGATACGGAAGAAGAAGTAGTCCTCCATTACGACATGATCCATGTCACGCCGCCGATGGGCGCCCCTGACTTTGTCGCCAACAGCGAACTGGCCAGCGAAGCCGGCTGGGTCGACGTCGATCAGTACACGCTGCAGCATGTCCGGTTTTCCAATGTTTTTGCGCTCGGCGACGCAGCGAGCCTGCCGACTTCCAAAACCGGCGCCGCGATTCGCAAACAGGCCCCGGTGTTGGTCGAGAACCTTTTGTCGGAAATGCGACATCAGCCGCTGACCGCGATTTACGACGGCTATACGTCGTGCCCGGTCGTCACCGGCTACGACAGTTTGGTGCTGGCCGAGTTCAATTACGACGGCGAGCCGGAAGAGACCTTCCCGTTCAATCAAGCGCAGGAACGATTTAGCATGCTCCTCCTTAAAAAGTATGGCCTGCCTGCGTTATATTGGCACGGCATGCTGAAAGGGAGAGCGTAA